TCGAGAGTTCGACCTTGGCCCTTTCCACGCCTTCACGAAGGCGCTGCATGGCCATCTTGTCGACACGCAAATCGATACCATTCTGACTGTGAAAGTCTTCGGCAACGTAGTTCAGAAGAGCATTATCCATGTCAGTTCCGCCGAGCTGCGTGTCGCCCGACGTCGAAGCTACCGTAAAGACGTTTCCTCCGAAGTCCATAATAGTCACGTCCAGCGTGCCGCCACCAAAGTCGAAGACCAGGATCTTGTGCTCGCCCTCCGTCTTGTCAAGTCCATAGGCAAATGCGGCGGCCGTCGGCTCATTGATCAGACGGACAACCTCGAGCCCCGCGATTTCGCCTGCATCTTTGGTCGCTTGTCGCTGAGCGTCATTGAAGTATGCGGGTACGGTAATGACGGCCTTGGATACTTTCTGCCCAAGGAAAGCTTCTGCATCATTCTTGATCTTGCGAAGGATGAACCCGCTGATCTGCTGCGGCGTGTAGGTCTTGCCGAACATGCTGACCGTGTAGTCGGTTCCCATCTTTCGCTTGATGGCCTGAACCGTCGTCTCGGGGTTCAGAGCTGCCTGACGGCGCGCCGGCTCTCCAACGAGCACTTGCCCGTCTTTGGTAAACGCAACGTAGGACGGGACAGCCTTGCCTCCAATGCTGACACCTTCCGCCGCCGGCACGATCGTCGGTTTGCCGCCGACCATAACAGCTGCTGCAGAATTCGAAGTTCCAAGATCTATACCGATAATCTTCTCTTCCATATTCAACAAACCTCCTTAGTTAGAATCGTGTTTCCAAAGAATCATCTGGTCAGTCTTCACCAGTATCATCACTTTCAACGCTTGCCTGTGGTGCTGAAGCAACATCCACCATCGCCGGCCGCAACAGCATTTCCCCTAGCTTGTAGCCATCACGCAGAACTCGCACAACGGTATTGACTGGAGCATCAGGGTCGGCAACGACGTGAGCAATCTCAGAGGTAGCAGAATCATACGGATTGCCCTCCAACCCCTCCAACCTGTGGACTCCATTCCTCGCGAGGAACTGGTTCAGCTGCCCGAGAACAGCCTGAGAACCTACGAGGAGGCTCGAATCGTCCTGAGTCCCTTCACCATGCTTCACGAGCTGGTCGAAACTATCGACGACTGCAAGGAGATCAAGAAACAGCCCCAACTTGGTTCTGGCTTCGAAGGAACTCTTGTCACGCTGAAGCGTCGCCTGTTCGCGGATGCGCAGCATCTGCTCCTCATGAACGGCGCTGTTGAGACGCTCCACTTCGTGCTGCAACTCCCGTATTCTGGACCCAAGCGTTCTCAATGCCTCCCCTCCGTCTCCATCCTCATGGTCGGGAGCTGAATCCAAGGGCACCTCGAGGACCGACGGAACACGTTCCGAGTCATCCTTTCCTGTGCCTCGCTCCTCACCAGCCACATACCACCTGCTTCGGTTCATCATATGTAGGCTCTCCGGTCAATTCTCACCATATAGGCTGCATTCAGCCTTAAACTCTCTGGATGTTAGCACTCTCAGTACAAGACTGCTAATCGTCCAATAATTGTAGTGCAAAGCATATTGGTGTCAAGCGCTCGGTCACCGCAAACCGTTGATTTCTGGCGCAGTAACGTGATAATGTGGAGGATTCGAATACTCGGAGGCAATCAATGTATACCAATCAGATTACAAGGAAGGAGCTTGCAAGCTTCATGGATCACACTCTCCTCAGGCCCGAGGCAACGTGCGCCGACATCGAGCGACTGTGTGCCGAAGCAGTACAGCTCGGAACGTTTGCAGTATGTGTCAACTCGTCAATGGTTGAAACCGCCTCTTCCGCCTTGAATGGGTCTGACGTGCGCGTGGCGTCTGTCGTGGGTTTTCCGCTTGGCGCAACTCTGTCGGCTGCCAAGGCCCGGGAGACTGAGTTGGCCATCCGGCACGGAGCGTCGGAGATCGACACGGTCATCCAGATCGGGTGGCTCAGAGAGAAAAACTACCGCGGAGTTGCACAAGACATCGCAGCGGTTGTCGAATCGGCCGGAGACGCTCTCGTCAAGGTTATTATCGAGGCATGCCTGCTTACCGACGAGGAGAAACGGGTGGGATGTGCCATCGCCATCTCGGCCGGAGCAGGGTTTGTCAAGACGAGCACCGGCTTCAGCAAGGCAGGCGCTACAGAAGACGATGTCAGGCTGATGCGCGAGGTCGTGGGACCTCTCTTCGGCGTAAAAGCCGCGGGAGGTATCCGCGATCTTCACACTGCCATCGCTATGCTTAACGCGGGCGCGACCCGCCTCGGCGTTTCTGCGTCTGACGCCATTCTTGCAGAGGCACAGCAGTAGCACTCAATGGTCTATCACTGGACGCTCGCCTCCATTCTCAATGCTTCAAGGGTAGGAGAGAAGGACAAACGCCTGGTGCTCTTCTCCAGAGAACTGGGCAAAGTGACTGCTGTTGCACGAGGGACTGCGATCCCGGGCGCAAAGTGGTCAACTTCGTTCGAGCCGTTCTCACTTCTCTACCTCCGTCTGTACGATCGCTCTCGTTTCCTGACTGTCGTCAGCTCGGAGGAACGAGTGGTCTACACCGGTGTCTTATCGTCGTTGTCGAGGTCGCTGAAAGGCATGGCAATGAACCAGCTGGCAGAATGCGTTCTTGAGCCATCCTCGGAGGAACCGGGCTTGTTTGCCGCGTACGTCACGGCTCTGTCGAGGCTCAACATTGCGGCGAATGCAGCCGAGGAGGACGCGGCCTTTCTACAGTTCACCCTTGATGTCCTCACTGAACTCGGTTTCGGGGTAAGTTCTCTGCATTGTGAACGATGCGGAGCCGCGCTGGACGAGAATGTGCATTTCTCCATGAGAGACAATGCCTTCCATTGTTCCCCCTGCGCGACAACCGAAACAGATGTCGTCCTCTCTCCCGAGCTCGTCAGCTTTCTTCGGACCGGAGAGGGCAGCATCGACGGCCGCCGTACGCTCATGGGCATTGCACTGACGCTGCGACTGCTGAGGTCTGCTGCCAGCAGACTGGCCATCACACAAGCCTTCGAGCGATTCGCGCAGAACGCTGCTACACTGTTTCACATCGACGCAAGAGAAGAACCCAAGGAGTCATGCCATGAACTTTGAAGAAATGGTTTCCAAACTAGAGCGCTTCTGGGAAGACGAAGGCTGCACGCGTCTGTTCCCGTACGATCAGGAAGTAGGGGCGGGGACACTGAGCCCGTACACATTCCTGCGAGTCCTGGGGCGCAAACCCTGGAAAGCTGTCTACGTACAACCATCACGACGTCCGGCAGACGGTCGGTACGGCGAGAACCCCAACCGTCTCTACATGCATCACCAGTTGCAGGTCATCGTCAAGCCTTCCACCACCGACATCCAGGACACATACCTGCGAAGCCTTTACCTGCTTGGTCTCAAGCCGGCCGAGCACGACATCCGGTTCGTCGAGGACAACTGGGAGACGCCAGTTCTCGGGGCCGCGGGCGTCGGCTGGGAAGTCTGGCTCGACGGCATGGAGGTAACGCAGTTCACGTACTTCCAGCAGGCAGGCGGCCAGGAAGTGCCCGTCGTTGCCGTCGAGATAACGTATGGTCTCGAACGGCTCGCTATGTTCGTTCAGGAGAAAGCGAACGTCTACGAACTGGAATGGCATGAAGGCGTCACCTATGGAGATCTGCGACAACAGGTCGAGCGGGAGAACAGTATCTACTCCTTTGAGCAAGCCGACATCGAGGCGCTTGTCACGATGTTCGACCTCTGCGAAAAGGAGTCCCAGCGCATGATCGACAAGAGACTCATTACTCCTGCCTACGAGTATCTCCTCAAATGCTCACATACGTTCAACATCCTCGACGCACGTGGCACCGTCGGGGTTTCTCAGCGTATGGCCTACCTTGCCCGCGTACGCCGTCTCGCGTATGGTTGCGCGAACCTCTACCTGGAGAACGAAAACCATGAGTGACCTGCTGATCGAGATCTTGACTGAGGAACTTCCGGCACGTTTCGTGGACAGCGCTCAGGCGCAACTGGTCGAACATGTCACAACACACCTCGACGAGTCCTTCATTGGACATGGAGATGTCCGTGGTTTTTCCACCCCACGGCGCCTTGTCGTCCTGGTTCAGAACGTCAAGGAGCAGACGGACGCCCGAACCATGGAAGTAAAGGGACCGGCGAAGGCGTCGAGCTATGACGCTCAGG
This Coprothermobacter sp. DNA region includes the following protein-coding sequences:
- the grpE gene encoding nucleotide exchange factor GrpE; protein product: MMNRSRWYVAGEERGTGKDDSERVPSVLEVPLDSAPDHEDGDGGEALRTLGSRIRELQHEVERLNSAVHEEQMLRIREQATLQRDKSSFEARTKLGLFLDLLAVVDSFDQLVKHGEGTQDDSSLLVGSQAVLGQLNQFLARNGVHRLEGLEGNPYDSATSEIAHVVADPDAPVNTVVRVLRDGYKLGEMLLRPAMVDVASAPQASVESDDTGED
- the deoC gene encoding deoxyribose-phosphate aldolase, with protein sequence MYTNQITRKELASFMDHTLLRPEATCADIERLCAEAVQLGTFAVCVNSSMVETASSALNGSDVRVASVVGFPLGATLSAAKARETELAIRHGASEIDTVIQIGWLREKNYRGVAQDIAAVVESAGDALVKVIIEACLLTDEEKRVGCAIAISAGAGFVKTSTGFSKAGATEDDVRLMREVVGPLFGVKAAGGIRDLHTAIAMLNAGATRLGVSASDAILAEAQQ
- the recO gene encoding DNA repair protein RecO, coding for MVYHWTLASILNASRVGEKDKRLVLFSRELGKVTAVARGTAIPGAKWSTSFEPFSLLYLRLYDRSRFLTVVSSEERVVYTGVLSSLSRSLKGMAMNQLAECVLEPSSEEPGLFAAYVTALSRLNIAANAAEEDAAFLQFTLDVLTELGFGVSSLHCERCGAALDENVHFSMRDNAFHCSPCATTETDVVLSPELVSFLRTGEGSIDGRRTLMGIALTLRLLRSAASRLAITQAFERFAQNAATLFHIDAREEPKESCHEL
- a CDS encoding glycine--tRNA ligase subunit alpha, with protein sequence MNFEEMVSKLERFWEDEGCTRLFPYDQEVGAGTLSPYTFLRVLGRKPWKAVYVQPSRRPADGRYGENPNRLYMHHQLQVIVKPSTTDIQDTYLRSLYLLGLKPAEHDIRFVEDNWETPVLGAAGVGWEVWLDGMEVTQFTYFQQAGGQEVPVVAVEITYGLERLAMFVQEKANVYELEWHEGVTYGDLRQQVERENSIYSFEQADIEALVTMFDLCEKESQRMIDKRLITPAYEYLLKCSHTFNILDARGTVGVSQRMAYLARVRRLAYGCANLYLENENHE